From a single Acidobacteriota bacterium genomic region:
- a CDS encoding class I SAM-dependent methyltransferase: MQAFVFEVSGINILDCKECGHRFAETGDEEDHIERVYGDHYFTEGGAGYADYLSEERLLRKRGVFYARKLARHTEPGRILDVGCAAGFTLKGFHDAGWNGTGIEPNEMIGSYGRVQLGLDIRHGTLEAFGESDRFSAIAMIQVVAHFREPMRAFEKARDLLTDRGLLLIETWDRGSIVARTLGKHWHEYSPPSVLQWFSSEGLDRCLSPLGFEKLSGGRTLKWIAGDHIKSLLRYRLGRMPGLGLIPDRIRLPYISDDLFYAIYRKR; the protein is encoded by the coding sequence ATGCAGGCCTTTGTTTTTGAGGTCTCGGGTATCAACATCCTTGACTGCAAGGAGTGCGGGCACAGGTTCGCCGAAACCGGGGACGAAGAGGACCACATCGAGCGGGTTTACGGCGACCACTATTTCACGGAAGGCGGAGCAGGCTATGCGGACTATCTTTCGGAAGAGCGGCTACTTCGAAAACGAGGAGTCTTTTACGCACGAAAGCTAGCCCGCCATACGGAACCCGGGAGGATCCTGGACGTAGGTTGTGCGGCTGGCTTTACGCTGAAGGGTTTTCATGACGCGGGGTGGAACGGAACCGGCATCGAGCCTAACGAAATGATCGGTTCCTACGGCCGCGTCCAACTAGGGCTCGACATTCGCCACGGAACGCTTGAGGCATTTGGTGAGTCCGACCGGTTTTCGGCCATCGCGATGATACAGGTAGTTGCCCATTTTCGCGAGCCGATGCGGGCATTCGAAAAAGCGCGCGACCTGCTGACGGACCGCGGACTGCTGCTGATCGAAACCTGGGATCGCGGTTCGATAGTTGCCCGAACGCTCGGCAAACACTGGCACGAATACTCGCCGCCGAGCGTTCTGCAATGGTTCAGCTCAGAGGGCCTTGACAGATGTCTCAGCCCGCTAGGCTTTGAGAAGCTTAGCGGAGGCAGAACATTGAAATGGATCGCGGGCGATCACATTAAGTCGTTACTCAGATACCGCCTTGGAAGAATGCCAGGGCTCGGACTCATACCGGACCGAATACGACTGCCCTATATATCGGACGACCTGTTCTACGCGATCTATCGGAAGCGTTGA
- a CDS encoding GNAT family N-acetyltransferase, producing MFAFKIDNDVELTLPQMHHAEELAAVVRDNLDRLQPWMPWAVDDYSLEHAKQFVFRTLDEFSQVGRFDALILYRGRFVGTIGFHHLDTTNKMASVGYWITRELEGKGVVTKCSRVVINYLFDTMGLNRVQINCNVENLRSRVIPERLGFTLEGTLREVEYLDGRFGDWAVYSMLKREWEANGRASGN from the coding sequence ATGTTTGCTTTCAAGATCGATAACGATGTTGAACTAACTCTCCCGCAGATGCACCATGCGGAGGAACTGGCGGCGGTCGTTCGAGATAACCTCGATCGGCTCCAACCCTGGATGCCGTGGGCTGTCGACGACTACTCGCTCGAACACGCTAAGCAGTTCGTCTTTCGGACGCTCGACGAATTCTCCCAGGTCGGCCGTTTCGATGCTCTGATCCTTTACCGTGGGCGGTTCGTTGGAACCATCGGTTTTCATCATCTGGACACGACCAACAAGATGGCGTCGGTCGGTTATTGGATCACCCGCGAGCTTGAGGGAAAGGGCGTCGTCACGAAATGCTCGCGTGTCGTTATCAACTATCTTTTTGATACAATGGGACTTAACCGGGTGCAGATCAACTGCAATGTCGAGAACCTTCGGAGCCGTGTGATACCTGAAAGGCTAGGGTTCACGCTGGAAGGAACTCTGCGCGAGGTCGAATATTTGGACGGCAGATTTGGCGATTGGGCGGTATATTCGATGTTAAAACGCGAATGGGAAGCGAACGGCCGAGCATCCGGAAATTGA
- a CDS encoding NAD(P)/FAD-dependent oxidoreductase, giving the protein MSRRIAIVGAGFLGLTVALRCAKRGDKVTVFELGPEIGGLAAAWDIGGIRWDKHYHVTLLSDSYTRAIVEEIGLGDEFRWVETRTGFYSGGKLYSMSNTMEFLRFPPLDLISKLRLGGTIFYASKVKNWRKLEKISVEEWLTRLSGRKTFQRMWRPLLRAKLGDSYKETSAAFIWATIQRMYAARRSGLKREMFGYVRGGYARVLGRFGERLAELGVEIKLNTRAKSIHSEGGKVKVEAEGHSDDFDAALLTCTPRAAAGMLPELTQEEKARYEAIPYQGIICASLILKRPLSEFYVTNITDETPFTGIIEMTALVEKSEFDGNSLVYLPKYLSPNDEMFTETDETIKERFLAGLEAMYPELSRSDVAEMRISRVKEVFPIPVVGYSELVAPVRTSIKGVYVLNSSHIANGTLNVNETVQLAEAFFCDHL; this is encoded by the coding sequence ATGAGCAGACGTATAGCGATAGTTGGTGCCGGGTTTCTTGGTTTGACCGTCGCGCTGCGATGTGCAAAACGCGGAGACAAGGTCACGGTGTTTGAATTGGGGCCCGAGATCGGCGGGCTGGCGGCGGCCTGGGACATCGGCGGCATCAGGTGGGACAAGCATTACCACGTTACGCTGCTTTCGGACAGCTATACCCGGGCGATAGTCGAAGAGATCGGCCTCGGGGACGAATTTCGGTGGGTGGAGACGCGGACGGGCTTTTACTCCGGCGGAAAGCTCTACTCGATGTCCAACACAATGGAGTTCCTGCGATTTCCGCCGCTCGACCTGATAAGCAAATTGCGGCTAGGCGGCACGATCTTTTATGCCTCGAAGGTAAAGAATTGGCGTAAGCTTGAAAAGATCTCGGTCGAAGAATGGCTGACCCGGCTGTCGGGCAGGAAGACGTTTCAGCGAATGTGGCGGCCGCTCCTTAGAGCCAAGCTCGGTGACAGCTACAAGGAAACGTCTGCCGCTTTCATCTGGGCGACGATCCAACGGATGTATGCGGCACGGCGATCGGGGCTCAAGAGAGAAATGTTCGGCTACGTACGCGGCGGGTATGCCCGCGTGCTCGGCCGGTTTGGAGAGCGGCTCGCCGAACTCGGCGTAGAGATAAAGCTCAACACCCGGGCAAAGAGTATTCATTCTGAGGGCGGGAAGGTCAAGGTGGAGGCGGAAGGCCATTCGGATGACTTTGATGCGGCCTTGCTGACCTGTACACCGCGAGCGGCCGCAGGAATGCTGCCCGAACTCACTCAGGAGGAAAAGGCGCGATACGAGGCGATACCGTATCAGGGGATCATTTGTGCTTCACTAATTCTGAAGCGGCCTTTGTCAGAATTTTATGTGACGAACATAACGGACGAAACGCCATTTACGGGAATCATCGAAATGACGGCCCTGGTAGAAAAGAGCGAGTTCGATGGGAATTCGCTGGTCTACCTTCCGAAGTATCTTTCTCCGAATGACGAAATGTTCACGGAAACGGACGAGACAATAAAGGAACGGTTCCTGGCCGGACTTGAAGCGATGTATCCGGAGCTTTCGCGGAGCGACGTGGCCGAGATGAGGATATCGCGGGTCAAGGAGGTATTCCCTATCCCAGTGGTCGGATACTCGGAACTGGTCGCCCCGGTGAGAACCTCGATCAAAGGGGTGTATGTTCTGAACTCGTCGCACATCGCCAACGGAACGCTTAACGTAAACGAAACGGTTCAGCTTGCCGAGGCGTTCTTTTGCGACCATCTTTGA
- a CDS encoding adenylosuccinate synthase: protein MIIVIIGAQWGDEGKGKVVDLLAERFDIVSRYQGGHNAGHSVYVGDRAFVLRLLPSGIIHPDKTCVLGNGMVIDPKAFFEEVDQIAEKGVEVSPERLKVSSRAHLIMPYHRALDHTSEERLGNEKIGTTLRGIGPAYEDKAGRRGIRVADAMSPEILKLRIERNLEEANRIIVLFGNQPLRADEILAEISPLVERLRPFVCETSHFLAEARKAKKKILLEGAQATLLDVDHGTYPYVTSSNPTAGGASVGAGIPPHHITGVLGIVRTYATRVGEGPFPTEMLDTEEPIAHIIRERGNEYGSVTKRPRRCGWFDAVATRYAAELNGFDSIALTKLDVLDELDEIKVCVGYTINGERVDTFPAVSHDLRQIEPIYETLPGWKSDTLGTTEFDELPENAQNYVRFLSDRVGVEIGLISTGPERDQTIILKESVMEGWFA, encoded by the coding sequence ATGATAATCGTAATTATTGGCGCCCAATGGGGCGATGAGGGCAAGGGAAAGGTCGTTGACCTGCTGGCGGAACGCTTTGATATCGTTTCGCGTTATCAGGGCGGGCACAATGCCGGCCACAGCGTTTACGTCGGCGACCGGGCTTTTGTGCTTCGGCTTCTTCCTTCGGGGATAATCCATCCGGACAAGACGTGTGTGCTCGGGAATGGAATGGTCATCGACCCGAAGGCTTTCTTCGAAGAGGTCGACCAGATCGCCGAAAAGGGCGTCGAGGTCTCGCCCGAACGGCTGAAGGTCTCAAGCCGGGCGCACCTGATAATGCCCTATCACCGGGCACTTGACCATACCTCGGAAGAACGGCTTGGCAACGAAAAGATCGGCACGACGCTCCGCGGCATCGGGCCTGCGTATGAGGACAAAGCGGGCCGGCGAGGTATTCGCGTTGCCGATGCGATGTCGCCGGAGATCTTGAAGCTCAGGATCGAGCGGAACCTTGAGGAAGCAAACCGGATAATCGTTCTTTTCGGCAATCAGCCGCTGAGGGCCGATGAAATACTGGCTGAGATATCGCCTTTGGTCGAGCGGTTGCGGCCGTTCGTTTGCGAGACCTCACATTTTCTAGCCGAGGCTCGCAAGGCCAAGAAGAAGATACTGCTCGAGGGAGCGCAGGCGACGCTGCTCGACGTTGACCACGGGACGTATCCATACGTAACGTCGTCGAACCCGACGGCTGGCGGTGCCTCGGTCGGAGCGGGCATTCCGCCGCACCACATCACGGGAGTCTTGGGAATTGTTCGGACTTACGCAACACGCGTAGGTGAAGGGCCGTTCCCAACGGAGATGCTCGACACCGAGGAGCCGATCGCTCACATCATCCGCGAACGCGGGAACGAATATGGTTCGGTCACCAAGCGGCCGCGGCGATGCGGATGGTTTGACGCGGTCGCGACGCGATATGCCGCCGAGCTCAACGGCTTTGATTCAATCGCACTTACAAAGCTCGATGTGCTCGACGAACTCGATGAGATCAAGGTCTGTGTCGGTTACACGATCAATGGCGAACGCGTTGATACCTTTCCCGCCGTCTCGCATGACCTGCGGCAGATCGAGCCGATCTATGAAACGCTCCCGGGCTGGAAGAGCGATACGCTCGGAACTACCGAGTTTGACGAGCTGCCTGAGAATGCCCAAAACTACGTTCGCTTTCTTTCAGACCGGGTCGGTGTTGAGATCGGACTGATCTCGACCGGGCCGGAACGCGACCAGACGATCATTTTGAAGGAATCAGTAATGGAGGGCTGGTTCGCATAG
- a CDS encoding polysaccharide deacetylase family protein, producing MNSAKPIASLSLDLDNKWSYMKTHGDSGWETFPTYLETVVPRSLAFFKEQDLAITYFIVGQDAALEKNREALAQIPAAGHEIGNHSFNHEPWLHLYSKEQLTEEFDKAEAAIESATGRQPIGFRGPGFSLSATVEEVLAERGYKYDCSKFPTYIGPLARAYYFLRSPKMSQEEREKRKKLFGTFGDGFVTLKAHELNVNGRKLMEIPVTTFPGVKTPIHFSYLLYLACFSETSAWLYFNAALRFCKLAGVEPSMLLHPLDFLDGGDARELEFFPAMNMDHKKKIELLNEFVGRLTRDFETVKLGEHAEIAGKRSRPLTSTDPAAVQ from the coding sequence ATGAACTCCGCCAAACCGATCGCAAGCCTTTCGCTCGACCTAGATAATAAGTGGTCGTATATGAAGACACATGGCGACAGCGGTTGGGAAACGTTTCCAACATATCTGGAGACCGTGGTACCGCGATCGCTCGCATTTTTTAAGGAGCAAGACCTTGCAATTACCTACTTTATCGTCGGGCAGGACGCCGCACTTGAGAAGAACCGCGAGGCTCTAGCGCAAATACCGGCGGCGGGACATGAGATCGGGAACCATTCATTCAATCACGAGCCGTGGCTGCACCTTTACTCGAAGGAGCAATTGACCGAGGAGTTTGATAAGGCCGAAGCAGCGATCGAATCCGCGACGGGGCGGCAGCCGATCGGCTTTCGCGGGCCGGGTTTCAGCCTTTCGGCAACGGTAGAGGAGGTCCTAGCCGAAAGAGGCTACAAATACGACTGTTCAAAGTTTCCGACATATATAGGCCCTTTGGCGAGAGCGTATTACTTTCTGCGGTCGCCAAAAATGTCTCAGGAAGAGCGAGAGAAGAGGAAGAAGCTCTTCGGAACGTTTGGTGACGGCTTCGTGACCCTGAAAGCGCACGAATTGAACGTGAACGGCCGAAAACTGATGGAGATACCGGTGACCACCTTTCCGGGCGTAAAGACACCGATCCATTTCTCATATCTACTTTACCTTGCATGTTTTTCAGAAACGTCAGCGTGGCTTTACTTCAATGCGGCCCTTCGGTTCTGCAAGCTTGCCGGCGTAGAGCCTTCGATGCTTCTGCATCCGCTCGACTTTCTGGACGGCGGAGACGCTCGGGAGCTCGAGTTCTTTCCGGCAATGAATATGGACCATAAGAAGAAGATCGAGTTGCTTAACGAATTTGTCGGCAGACTAACACGCGATTTCGAAACGGTAAAGCTAGGGGAACACGCGGAGATCGCGGGCAAGCGTAGCCGGCCATTGACCAGTACGGATCCGGCCGCAGTACAGTGA